In Mastigocladopsis repens PCC 10914, a single window of DNA contains:
- a CDS encoding glycosyltransferase family 4 protein, which yields MRIALFTETFLPKVDGIVTRLSHTVDHLQRSGNQVLVIAPDGGITEYKGAKVYGISGFPLPLYPELKMALPRPAIGQALEEFKPKIIHVVNPAVLGLAGIIYSKYLNVPLVASYHTHLPQYLQHYGLGMLEGLLWELLKTAHNQAALNLCTSTAMMQELIEHGIERVDLWQRGVDTESFHPDNACQQMRSRLSQNHPESPLLLYVGRLSAEKEIERIKPILEAIPEARLALVGDGPHRQALEKHFTGTNTLFVGYLVGRELASAFASADAFIFPSRTETLGLVLLEAMAAGCPVVAARSGGIPDIVTDGVNGYLFEPEADVQSAIAATQGLLQQQQERETIRQNARREAERWGWAAATRQLQTYYQKVIYSELPKVA from the coding sequence ATGCGAATCGCCCTGTTTACCGAAACCTTTTTGCCTAAAGTTGATGGCATCGTAACACGCTTGAGTCATACGGTGGACCATCTTCAGCGCAGTGGCAACCAAGTGCTGGTAATTGCCCCTGATGGTGGCATTACTGAATACAAAGGAGCTAAAGTATATGGTATATCTGGTTTTCCCCTGCCACTGTATCCAGAGTTAAAAATGGCACTACCTCGTCCAGCAATTGGTCAAGCTCTAGAGGAGTTCAAGCCAAAGATTATTCATGTAGTAAACCCAGCAGTCTTAGGATTAGCTGGTATAATTTATAGCAAATACCTAAATGTTCCCTTGGTTGCATCTTACCATACTCATCTACCTCAGTATCTTCAGCATTACGGTTTGGGAATGCTGGAAGGTTTATTGTGGGAACTGCTGAAGACAGCTCACAATCAAGCAGCTTTAAATCTGTGTACCTCCACAGCAATGATGCAGGAATTGATAGAACACGGTATTGAAAGGGTAGATTTGTGGCAAAGAGGGGTGGATACGGAATCATTTCATCCTGACAATGCCTGTCAGCAAATGCGATCGCGCCTGTCGCAAAATCATCCTGAAAGTCCATTATTACTTTACGTCGGACGTCTTTCTGCCGAAAAAGAAATTGAGCGCATCAAACCGATTTTAGAAGCCATTCCCGAGGCACGGTTAGCGTTAGTGGGAGATGGTCCTCACCGCCAAGCACTGGAAAAACACTTTACTGGGACAAATACTCTTTTTGTTGGGTATCTTGTCGGTAGAGAATTAGCCTCTGCCTTTGCTAGTGCTGATGCGTTTATTTTTCCTTCTCGGACGGAGACACTAGGATTAGTTCTACTAGAAGCTATGGCTGCTGGGTGTCCGGTTGTTGCAGCCCGTTCTGGTGGGATTCCTGATATTGTGACAGACGGGGTGAATGGATATCTTTTTGAGCCAGAAGCAGATGTTCAAAGTGCCATTGCAGCAACTCAGGGTCTCCTACAACAGCAACAAGAACGAGAAACTATCCGTCAAAATGCGCGTCGGGAAGCAGAACGTTGGGGATGGGCTGCTGCTACCCGCCAGCTACAAACCTATTATCAAAAGGTGATTTATTCTGAATTGCCGAAAGTGGCATAG